AGGAGGGGAGCAGCGGTGCTTGAACTGACCGACGTCACGAAACGATACGACGGCCACACGGCCGTCGACCAACTGTCGCTCACCGTCGACCGGGGAGGCGTCTTCGGCCTGCTCGGGCCGAACGGCGCCGGCAAGACGACGACGATCCGGATGGTGATGGGGATCATCGAACCCGACGAGGGCTCGGTCCGCGTCTTCGGCGAGCCGTTCAGCGAGCGGTCGAAAGAGCGGATCGGCTATTTGCCCGAGGAGCGCGGCCTCTACCGCAAGATGAAGACGATCGACCATCTCGTCTTCCTCGGCGAGATCAAGGGGATCGACCGGAATACCGCCGCCGAGCGGGCTCTCCGCTGGCTCGACCGCGTCGAGCTGGGCGACTGGGCCGGGAAGACGATCGAGTCCCTCTCCAAGGGGATGCAGCAGAAGATCCAGTTCATCTCGACGATTCTCCACGAGCCGCAGCTCATCATCCTCGACGAGCCCTTCACCGGGCTCGACCCGATCAACACGCAGCTCCTCAAGGACATCATCATGGAGCTGAAGGGCGAGGGACGCACGATCGTCCTCTCCACCCATCTCATGGACCAGGTCGAGAAGCTCTGCGAGCGGATCTGCCTCATCAACAAGGGACGACCGATCCTCGAGGGGAGGGTCGCCGACCTGAAGATGCGGTTCAGCCAGAACGTCGTCACCCTGCGCTTCGGCGGCGACCGGCGGGAGATCGAGGGGCTTCCCGGGGTCGAGCGCGTGCGCGATTTCGGCCAGGAGCTGGCCGTCACCGTCGCACCGGGGACCGACACCAACCTGATCCTCCGCGGCGCCCTCGACCGCGGCCGCGTCGACCGCTTCGAGATCGGGGAGCTGTCGCTGCACGACATCTTCATCCAACAGGTGAAGGAGAGGGGGGGTGAGCTCGATGAGGAAACTGCTGGTCATCGCCCGGCGTGAGTATCTCGAGCGCGTGAAGAAGAAGAGTTTCCTCGTGGGCACGATCCTCGGACCCGTCCTCATGGCGGGGCTGATCCTCGCCCCGAGCCTCATCTTCGAGAAGACGACCGAGCTCACCGTGCGGTTCGACGTGATCGACCTCTCCGGCATCCTCTACGACGACTTCCACGAGGAGCTCTCCGACACGCTCAAGGCGGGCGGCCGGAAATTCGTGATGCGGCGGCGCGAGGCCGACGAGGTCACGCTCGATGGGGTGCGGGAGACCCTCGCCATGGAGGTCGACGAGGACGTCATCGACGGCTACCTCCTCATCCCCGCCGATATCCTCGAATCGAGCAGGTGCACCTTCTACGGCAAGCGCCTGGGGAACGTGAAGGGGATCGGGCGGATCGAGCACGGCCTCAGCCAGGTCGTGATCGCCCACCGCCTCGCCGACGAGGGCATGCAGTACGGCACGGTCAGCCGCCTCGTCCGCAACGTCGACATGGAATCGATGATGCTCAAGGAGGGGGAGGAGAAGGAGGGCGGCTTCGACATGCTCTTCATCTCCACCTTCATCTTCATCATGATGCTCTACATGACGATCCTGCTCTGGGGGGTCGCCGTCCAGCGGAGCATCATCGAGGAGAAGAACAACCGCGTCATCGAGGTGATGCTCTCCTCGGTGCGGCCCTTCGACCTGCTCGGCGGCAAGATCCTCGGCGTCGGCTCGACGGGGCTCACCCAGTACGCCATCTGGGCGATCTGCGCGCTGGCCCTGACGGCCTACCCGATCGCGGCGAGCCACATCACGCAGTACGCCGCCTTCACGCCGGAGATCCTCGCGTACTTCATCCTCTTCTACGTGCTCGGATTCCTCTTCTACGCGACGCTCTTCGCCATGACCGGATCGATCTGCAACACCGACCAGGAGGCGCAACAGCTCCAGCAGCCGATCGTCCTCTGCCTCGTTTTCACGATCATCATACCGATGGCCGTGATCCAGAACCCCGACGGGCTATTCGCGACGATCGTCTCGCTGATTCCTCCCTTCACGCCGATCGTGATGTTCATGCGGAT
The DNA window shown above is from Candidatus Krumholzibacteriota bacterium and carries:
- a CDS encoding ATP-binding cassette domain-containing protein — its product is MGEDGHITTWTEGFLARRGAAVLELTDVTKRYDGHTAVDQLSLTVDRGGVFGLLGPNGAGKTTTIRMVMGIIEPDEGSVRVFGEPFSERSKERIGYLPEERGLYRKMKTIDHLVFLGEIKGIDRNTAAERALRWLDRVELGDWAGKTIESLSKGMQQKIQFISTILHEPQLIILDEPFTGLDPINTQLLKDIIMELKGEGRTIVLSTHLMDQVEKLCERICLINKGRPILEGRVADLKMRFSQNVVTLRFGGDRREIEGLPGVERVRDFGQELAVTVAPGTDTNLILRGALDRGRVDRFEIGELSLHDIFIQQVKERGGELDEETAGHRPA
- a CDS encoding ABC transporter permease yields the protein MRKLLVIARREYLERVKKKSFLVGTILGPVLMAGLILAPSLIFEKTTELTVRFDVIDLSGILYDDFHEELSDTLKAGGRKFVMRRREADEVTLDGVRETLAMEVDEDVIDGYLLIPADILESSRCTFYGKRLGNVKGIGRIEHGLSQVVIAHRLADEGMQYGTVSRLVRNVDMESMMLKEGEEKEGGFDMLFISTFIFIMMLYMTILLWGVAVQRSIIEEKNNRVIEVMLSSVRPFDLLGGKILGVGSTGLTQYAIWAICALALTAYPIAASHITQYAAFTPEILAYFILFYVLGFLFYATLFAMTGSICNTDQEAQQLQQPIVLCLVFTIIIPMAVIQNPDGLFATIVSLIPPFTPIVMFMRISILTPPAWQIALSVALLLLAIWGAGQLAAKIFRTGILMYGKRPAFREIFKWLRRA